The following coding sequences lie in one Corynebacterium humireducens NBRC 106098 = DSM 45392 genomic window:
- a CDS encoding alpha/beta-hydrolase family protein — MRGHHLRRALTFVAPAAVATLRAVAFGLEVVNDLTPGIRMTRRRRLPQHLGAGILGAEVATWWAVSPSLLPRPWWVTAANVAIVQGVGHVGATALAYVLRRWLPPTNWFWTGTGHTVVAVVTANALLLSLRRQTQQARMVGVGRRRGRSHALIGGLVGTAGYGVLLLLGDAAQASVDRLGARLARHMPLWVAWPLAAGGLTWLALLLSDKVLVRRILADMSRQASVVNQSVFPGSMMPWEPERSGSPWSLEPWSAVGSQGRAVLSLGPRARDIHEVTGLDETHEPIRLFVGLVPGRSLEAAAQLILAEMDRTGAFRRDTLVIQTSAGTGWITDWSVGAVEFLTGGNCATMAMQYSYLPSPVSYVVDRDTPVRASRILISAVLSRLAQMDPADRPRLYVAGESLGAYGIADSFADLDELLERTDGALLTGAPRFTRLIRDLTRSRDPGSPERVPVIDGGRHVRFAARPLHLHQDVHGMPFPHAWEHPRVVIGQHASDPIVWWDRRLYWRRPDWLTEPGSRGIRAPRPQHLDVVPGMRWVPFVSGWQVGLDQLTSVSVPGGHGHNYHSEMLWYWDAVLGDHATVRLTRPLALRMAAFIRTDSIRR; from the coding sequence ATGAGGGGCCACCACCTGCGCCGTGCACTGACCTTCGTCGCACCCGCCGCCGTCGCCACGCTCCGCGCCGTGGCGTTCGGCCTCGAGGTGGTCAACGACCTCACCCCCGGCATCCGCATGACCCGCCGCCGACGCCTCCCTCAGCACCTCGGCGCCGGGATCCTCGGCGCGGAGGTCGCCACCTGGTGGGCCGTGTCCCCCTCCCTGCTGCCCCGCCCGTGGTGGGTGACCGCCGCCAACGTCGCCATCGTGCAGGGCGTCGGCCACGTGGGCGCCACCGCCCTCGCCTACGTGCTGCGCCGCTGGCTCCCCCCGACGAACTGGTTCTGGACGGGCACCGGACACACCGTCGTCGCCGTGGTCACCGCCAACGCCCTGCTCCTCAGCCTGCGCCGCCAGACCCAGCAGGCGCGGATGGTGGGCGTCGGCAGACGGCGCGGACGCTCCCACGCCCTCATCGGCGGGCTCGTGGGCACCGCCGGGTACGGCGTCCTCCTCCTGCTCGGCGACGCCGCCCAGGCCTCCGTCGACCGCCTCGGCGCCCGCCTGGCCCGGCACATGCCCCTGTGGGTCGCGTGGCCGCTGGCCGCCGGGGGCCTCACGTGGCTCGCGCTGCTGCTCAGCGACAAGGTCCTCGTCCGCCGCATCCTCGCCGACATGTCACGCCAGGCCAGCGTGGTCAACCAGTCCGTGTTCCCCGGCTCGATGATGCCCTGGGAGCCCGAGCGCTCCGGCTCCCCCTGGTCACTGGAGCCGTGGTCGGCGGTCGGTTCCCAGGGTCGCGCGGTGCTCTCCCTCGGGCCGCGCGCCCGCGACATCCACGAGGTCACCGGCCTCGACGAAACCCACGAACCCATCCGCCTGTTCGTCGGCCTCGTCCCCGGCCGTTCCCTCGAGGCCGCGGCCCAGCTCATCCTCGCGGAGATGGACCGGACCGGCGCTTTCCGACGCGACACCCTCGTCATCCAGACCTCCGCCGGCACCGGCTGGATCACCGACTGGTCCGTCGGCGCCGTCGAGTTCCTCACCGGCGGCAACTGCGCCACCATGGCCATGCAGTACTCCTACCTGCCCTCGCCGGTGTCCTACGTCGTCGACCGTGACACCCCCGTCCGCGCCTCCCGCATCCTCATCTCCGCGGTGCTCTCCCGCCTCGCGCAGATGGACCCGGCGGACCGCCCGCGCCTCTACGTCGCCGGCGAGTCCCTCGGCGCCTACGGCATCGCCGACTCCTTCGCCGACCTCGACGAGCTGCTGGAACGCACCGACGGCGCCCTGCTCACCGGCGCGCCCCGCTTCACCCGCCTCATCCGCGACCTCACCCGCTCCCGCGACCCCGGCTCCCCCGAACGCGTCCCCGTCATCGACGGCGGCCGCCACGTCCGCTTCGCCGCCCGCCCCCTGCACCTGCATCAGGACGTCCACGGCATGCCCTTCCCCCACGCCTGGGAGCACCCGCGGGTGGTCATCGGGCAGCACGCCTCCGACCCGATCGTGTGGTGGGACCGGCGGCTCTACTGGCGCCGCCCCGACTGGCTCACCGAGCCCGGTTCCCGCGGCATCCGCGCACCCCGTCCGCAGCACCTCGACGTGGTCCCCGGCATGCGCTGGGTGCCGTTCGTCTCCGGCTGGCAGGTCGGCCTCGACCAGCTCACGTCCGTCTCCGTGCCGGGCGGGCACGGGCACAACTACCACTCCGAGATGCTCTGGTACTGGGACGCCGTCCTCGGCGACCACGCCACCGTGCGGCTCACGCGGCCGCTGGCGCTGCGGATGGCGGCGTTCATCCGGACGGACTCGATCAGGCGGTGA